The genomic region CAGCTTGAGTAAGAGGAGGGAATTAAATGTGACACAACTTCACTGTCAAACACACTAAACAACCTTTTTAGGCtccttttaatttaataaatgttccagTGTGGTCGATATAGGATAAAAGCTGTCATATATTGTGGGTTTTGGCTTTACTGTCAAAATTAACCCtgaaattcaattcaaaacaacCTCTTTACAATCTTCCTCCTATATGTACCATTATGGTCAATACAAGACAAAAGCTGTAATAtattgtggggtttttttgcatcAGTTTTGGTGACATTAAAACCTCTCTAGTGTCCACTGTTTCAGTAATATAAGACCGTGACGCAGCGTGGTACATTTTGTTCTACTTTTCTGCTAATTCAGCCTCGATTCTTCGATGTCATTCGTGCTCATTAGATCATTTATATCATCTTCGGTTACATTTGTAGTATCTCATCACACACTAATCAGCCATATTATGATTTGTTAGGCTAATTTGGTTatgtgtttttacttctttataCACTTTAAAGGCTGTCTTACTGATTTAAGTAGTATGATAGTGTAAAATCTCAATTAAATGAGAATTAAATGGCTCTAATATCACATTAAATTACTGATTATTGAGCAAGAAAGAGGTAAGAGTATCACCTCCACAGCCTTTAAAGCacctaaattattattttaatgaacaaTCATAAGACATTGCATTAAAAATAAGGAGATAACATCCTGTCATCTCATCTAGCTGTCAAGTCTGTCACATTAATGCAGCTTGTAAAGGATATGATCCACAAGACAAGGATTTAACAGCACAAAAACATGAGCCTATCAAGACATCAATTAAAATATCCTTTTATTAGTCCTCCCTCAATCTAACAACCTGAGGGAAACCCCCCCTTCATTGCTTTGCTCCTCAGTTCCCCCATCTTAAGCCAATTAAGCTAGCCATAATAATTCTGGCTTGAACCGGTCTGTGAACGCCTCACAGAGTACTATTTAAACACCTATAAACAGAGGATATGTTATAATAAGGAGAAGATCCAGTCCGTGAACGCCTCACAGATCAATATTACtataacacataaaaacagagaaGATCGAGTCCGTGAACGCCTCACagatcattaatattattataacgCAAGGAGGAGATCCAGTCCGTGAACGCCTCAAAGATCATTATTATTCTAATACAAGCAGACGATCCAGTCCATGAACGCCTCacagatcattattattattataacacaaGGAGAAGATCCAGTCCGTGAACGCCtcacagattattattattattattatcattagatGTTGTATTAATAGGAGAAGATGAGGAGCGGgtgattgttgttttaacattttcttcggagcatcttttatattttatgtattattctTAATCATAACAAAAGGACTGCGGCATCTGTGTGAAGCTGGCTACAACAACCGGCTTGAACCGgtacctgaacgcctcacagcttattattatcattattattattattacaacacaTAACAaacggaaggagggagtaatAATTAGcctattaaaatgaattaagcagcaggtaaatatatatatgcacaaGTGAGGGTTGAGCCATCACTCCTGtagggagaggtggagagaaagagagagagagaaagagaggagaggagaggaggatgaagccGAAGCTAGTGTTAGCCATGCCCGCTTCATAGACAGTCAACTCCCGGTTAACTTATCTCACTGACAGCGACGGAACCACGCAGGATAAAAACTGTACATAACGTAAAGCTAAAGCACTCACCTGGCTCAAGTTCTCCCCACAAAGGAGAAGGGGTATTTTCTGTTTCGTTTGGCTTCCCCTCCCGGGCTTTTCTCggcacttttttttgtgtgtgtggtccaaCCGACCCAACAGAAAACATGCGCAGCGCCACTCAGATGTCCCGTCTGCGTTGCCGTCGTTACAATGATCTGCGCATGCGTGGTGTCggaaacaacagacaaaaaaggCCACATGGGAATTGTAGTCCAAAAGGTTCTCATACGCAATTTGGACCcaaacagtgtttttagtgctgCTATTTGTAATTTAACTGTTAATTAATTCATAACGTTGTTAAAGTAGTTACATACATACAAGTTTGAGTAGAAATAGTGAGTTAAAGAGGAATGAAGGGGATAAAATAGGGAGTGTCACAATTTAAtatatgcataaataaataGGCCTAATGAATGTCACTTTTTTATACATACGGTtccaaaataatgatttagtatCTCAACATGTTGATTTAGTACCTCAAAATAATGGCTTAGTATCTCAAATAATGACATAGTATCTCATATTCTGCTTTATTGGACCATTTGAAAACTTACAAAACTAAAGCAGAGAACTCCCCATGGGTATATTGTGTCTTCATATTCTTTTCATTGCTGTAGTTTCCCAGAATTTGGATATCGTAATTGTTTGATAATGTGTATAAGCTGTTTAGTTCAAGATGGAGATGGATTACTAAAGTAGCCAGTTACTGTATGAAGGTTTAAATCTGTTATGTAGTCAACACAAGCTTTTACTGCAGCatcaggaaataaaaacatccGATAAAGGAGGTAACAAGCCAGCATTGAGCAGATAATTGGACCTTCTTCCACCTCAATCACAAAAATCCAATTttgactccttttttttttttttgcagtcacCTTCTTGTATCAGACAGGTGTGTCCTAGAAAACCAGGACAAGGCCTGAAATTACAGTCTATAAATGTTTCTGGGTGATGCCCTGTCACTTAAAAGCTCCCCGAGGAGAGAGAAACATAAAAGGTGGGTGACGTATTAAAGGAAAAACTTAAAGTAAGGTGTATTAGGAACAAGCTGGGTAACAATAAACATAGTCTATAAGTATCTGGACTCTAGTGGAGggaaaacatctttattttaaaagacatttcCTCAATTTGTGTTTAATTGGGTTGAAACCTGGTAAATAAAGACGTCtgcttctttatttattcaaattatCACCAGCCTCTATTTTAAAATCGACACTGAAACAACCGACTACAATCCATCAACCTAATATTTATTCAGCATTCATACAAAAATCAGAACAACAACATCAAATGAACGTCGATAAATTGAAAATGATACAACAcgtgagaaagaagaagatgctTTAACGTCGTAGTTGAAGCTGATATTTTTTAAGTCCCCTAAATTCAGGTGAAACTGAGGAGAGGTGTAGTTGGTTTATTACGGTCCCGTCTCCGCCTGCATCCCTCCGTTTCTTTTGTCTGTTCTCCATCCATCCGTACATCCTCGATCgtcctccacccctccctctccctctctctctctcttacaggATAGGTCTGGGCTGCTGGGTCAGCAGGAGGCCGAAGCGTTTCTTCAGGATCACCCGGTGTCGGGAGAACTTGTCGTCTGGGGAGAAGCGAGCCGGGTGAGCCGAGCTGGTCGGCATCCCGTCAGGTCCCACCTTCTGTTGGCGGCAAAGAGGGACGAAGAAagttaattaaataaagagtttAGTGCAGGAAGATGTGACTATAATAAAGATTCTTTtagataataaaatatcttattTACTCATCTGTCAGTATTTATCACTATATGCTGACATTATTATTGGAATAGTGGATGTATTTGGTatattagaataaaataaaatacaataaaattaaataatacaaaataaaagtacatatacaacacaataaaatacattaaattaaaaaaaacaaaaaaaattggaGTAAAAATtggaatataaataaaatataaattaaaaatactactaataataaaataagaactTGAGGTTAAAGTAAATTCACAGAAATGTTGCATTCAGGAATAGATTATTTTAACTACTTGCTTGTTTATCTTAtgtcatgtttacattttatacattcaTCATGTCATGTCCCATACTTGATATTAGTCTTCTTTTCCTGgttctgtgtttatttgtatgAGCGTTGTGTGTTTGACGGGTTTAGAAGATTTATATCTATGCTATAAATCACTGCAGCAGCCTCTTGTATTTTCCTTGTATGaaagaatcaaataaaaacaccaagATTGGAAAGTAGACGATCAAATATAAAAGGTACCATCTATGCCTCGTATCTGTTAGAGCTGACAGGACAACAATAATCAGGAGAGTAtcaataattaatcaattaatgtgtattttcatagttttagtAGACAGACAGTTACTGGTTCAAGTTCCTAAGATGTGAGGATTTTATAGCTTTCTTTGTCTTCTGTGATGattaacaatatataatatttgtagATTTTTGATCattggttggacaaaataagacacaTGAAGACATAATTTGTTTGTCACTGTGCCTCTGTTACTTTTCTcccccttcccctctcctctctcccccttcaagcccaaccagtcgaggcagattgccgcccacctagagcctgaTTCTACTTGAGgtctcttcctgttaaaggggagcTCTGTCTCACCaaatgctgctcatgtgggaatgttgagtctctttaaattaaactaaagagttcagtctagacctgctctatgtgtaaagtgccttgagatgacttctGTTGTGCTTTGGCGCTTATAGGGTTAAAAATGGATAGATCAACCTATGCTGTGGGAAATTATAAAGAGCATTATAACAGctattaaaatgtatgaaactCCTTACACATAATCTAAGTGTTGCATGCTCTGTATATCATTATAATGTTTGTTGCTTGCAAGCTTTGTTACGTTGGCTATGTGATTAGCTACTTTAGCAATATGCTAAGCTAACGTAGCAATTATTATAAAGAGCATTATATTGACTTTTGGCAAACGTTGCAGTAGATAACTTCACatcattatatataaatatgagatGTTATTAAAATGCATGCCCTATATATCAGTATAAAAGGAATGTTTAGTTGAAGACAGGGTTTCTTGTTTTGGTGTTGTGTTTAGGTGGTGAGACACTTTCTAAAACCTTCATCCACTGACTATGATAACTTTAAATATAGTTAAAGTTATTTCATTGATACAGTGCTTGTTAACAGCTGGAAGAAATTTAAATAGTCTGCTAATAAAGCCTAACGTGTTGATAGTGATGTTATTTTCTcctgtgtttcattttaataagcTTTGTTCAAGTTTAGCAGAAAACTACAAGACAACAGTTAATCGTCTAAAGCTCATTTTATAACAACTACAGATCAAAAATAGTGAGTTTAACTTTCAAATAAGCTTCAGCACTGACAGACTGGACTACAATAACTTTAATAATGAAGCTAAACATGTTAGTAGGGATGTAAACACAGCCGTACCTTCAGGGTGTAGACTCTGTCTCCGTTCTCGTTGAGGTGATATTGCAGAAACATTTCGACAAACTCAACTTTTAAATCTTCACAGCCGATAAAAATAAAGGTAGTTTTTATGTCGAGAAGACAACAAACAGCTACAGGTTACACACGGCTTCTTTTCACCTCGTTTTCTTTCTCCCCACGTGTGGCGAAGTTTCTGGTTGCAGACCGGATATCCGTCTCAGAATTCAAGGCGCGCAAAGCATCATGGGGAATGGAGTTTACTACAACTCTTAAAGCTGCAAAACTAGAAACTTTTAAAgcttaaatgtgactttttgacTTTTGTAATAGTAGTTCTTCACTTCACAAACtcaatttatttgatttatttttattattcgcTCCCTTATTAAACAGTGCAACACATAGATAAATCATAATAAAGtatatcaaacaaacaaaagaaatataagAGAAATTGAG from Scomber japonicus isolate fScoJap1 chromosome 22, fScoJap1.pri, whole genome shotgun sequence harbors:
- the nop10 gene encoding H/ACA ribonucleoprotein complex subunit 3 — its product is MFLQYHLNENGDRVYTLKKVGPDGMPTSSAHPARFSPDDKFSRHRVILKKRFGLLLTQQPRPIL